A genome region from Bemisia tabaci chromosome 3, PGI_BMITA_v3 includes the following:
- the dare gene encoding NADPH:adrenodoxin oxidoreductase, mitochondrial, giving the protein MNITIRLISKSFSRQLHTTGSKSLNACIVGSGPAGFYSAQQLLKLIPDVTIDIFEKLPVPFGLVRFGVAPDHPDVKNVINTFTKTASSPQVNFIGNVTLGQDITMSDLKAAYHIIVLTYGADHDREFGIPGESLKNVLSARRFVGWYNGLPDDSELDVNLDTETAVILGQGNVAVDIARILLSPVDILKSTDITSRALDTLSRSKVKTVFLVGRRGPLQVAFTIKEFREMLNLPGVSTLFQSGQLSGVPEAIENLPRPRKRLTQLIFDASLKTPPASVTKKFCPLFFRSPSNFEGTQSVEKVNFVVNKLEGDKAVPSSEVESIECGLALRSIGYKSVSVDPDVPFDDKTSTVKNCENVYAAGWLATGPSGVILSTMSNAFQTAQSIATDLKDMKIDIKSSKPGFPIIKEIISKNNTPVVDWDGWEKIDSAEKERGKALGKCREKILCVKEMLEIGGKIL; this is encoded by the exons ATGAACATCACCATCAGACTTATCTCAAAATCTTTTAGCCGCCAACTTCATACAACTGGATCCAAGTCATTAAACGCATGTATTGTGGGGAGTGGTCCTGCTGGTTTTTACTCGGCACAACAGTTATTGAAACTGATACCAGATGTAACCATTGACATATTTGAGAAACTTCCCGTACCATTTGGCCTTGTCAGATTTGGTGTAGCTCCTGATCATCCAGATGTCAAGAATGTCATCAACACATTCACCAAAACAGCAAGCAGCCCTCAAGTTAATTTCATCGGCAATGTTACCCTAG GTCAAGATATTACTATGAGTGACTTGAAAGCGGCCTATCACATTATTGTACTCACATATGGAGCAGATCATGACCGAGAGTTTGGTATTCCTGGAGAAAGCCTAAAAAATGTCCTCTCAGCAAGGAGATTTGTTGGATGGTACAATGGATTACCTGACGATAGTGAACTTGATGTAAATCTTGATACTGAAACAGCTGTTATCCTAGGACAAGGTAATGTAGCTGTTGATATTGCCAGAATACTTCTATCTCCAgtagatattttaaaatcaactgATATTACCTCTAGAGCTTTAGATACCTTATCTCGGAGTAAAGTCAAGACAGTCTTTCTAGTAGGTCGCCGTGGGCCACTTCAGGTAGCATTTACAATTAAAGAGTTccgggaaatgttgaatttaCCAGGAGTATCGACTCTTTTCCAGTCAGGGCAGTTGAGCGGCGTGCCTGAGGCTATTGAAAACCTTCCACGACCAAGAAAGCGACTGACCCAACTTATATTTGATGCCTCTCTGAAAACACCACCAGCTAGTGTAACGAAAAAATTTTGCCCACTATTTTTTAGGTCACCAAGTAATTTTGAAGGCACTCAGTCGGTAGAAAAAGTTAATTTTGTAGTGAACAAATTGGAAGGGGACAAAGCTGTGCCAAGTTCTGAGGTTGAATCCATCGAATGTGGACTTGCTCTTAGGTCAATAGGATACAAATCAGTGTCTGTGGATCCTGATGTTCCATTTGATGACAAAACTAGTACTGTTAAAAACTGTGAGAATGTTTATGCTGCTGGATGGTTGGCAACTGGTCCATCTGGTGTAATTTTATCGACCATGTCAAATGCATTTCAGACTGCACAATCAATTGCAACTGACTTGAAAGACATGAAAATTGACATTAAATCCTCAAAACCAGGGTTTCCCATTATTAAGGAGATAATAAGCAAAAATAACACTCCAGTAGTTGATTGGGATGGATGGGAGAAAATTGATTCTGccgaaaaagagagaggaaaggcTTTGGGAAAGTGTCGTGAGAAAATTTTGTGTGTCAAGGAAATGTTAGAAATAGGTGGTAAaatcttataa